From the genome of Streptomyces sp. NBC_01142:
GTGGCGGCCACGTTCAGCGGCACGCCGTAGACGCCGTCGGTGCTCATGAAGAAGTGGGCGGCGATCGCGTCGACGTCGAAGCCGCCGTGCGCCAGCGACCACTGGTAGGGGAGCAGCCCGCCGTAGTACGCGTAGAGCAGGAATGCCGCGCAGAACGCCGGGAGCACCCAGCCGGTGGTCCGCCGGCACGCCTCCAGGACCACCAGGATCATGGCGACCCCCATGACCACGTCGAGGGACGTGGGCAGCTGACGCCGCTCGATGAAGGCGTCGAACTCCAGCAGCGGGTAGACGCACACGGCGACGGCGAAGGCGGCGAGAAGCCAGTCGAACCAGCCGGGGTTGTCGTGACGCGCGGCCTTGGCCGCTGCCGCGCCGCCGCCCCGGCGCCATGGCAGCAGCAGTGCCGGCACCCGCACCGTTCCGCGGTGGGTCAGGAAGATCAGCGGCAGCGTCGAGGCGAGGAAGAGCGTGAGGTAGTACTGGCTGCCCTTGGCGACCGGGAAGAAGATCGCATACAGCACGAAGACCGACAGTGCGGCGCACACCACGGACACAGCCGCGGACACCGCGGGGGAGAGTTTGCGGGCCGGCCGCTCCTGGTCGAACTCGGCCACCAGCTCGTCGGCTGTTCGCTGCCCTGGTTCGGACGGTGATTTCACCATGCTCATGAGGGCCTCCTCGGACTGGGCGCTGCGGTGTGCTGTGCCTCAGACCGTTGCAGCCGTCACAAGAAGGCAACAGAGAACGTCTGCGCTCTTAACGTAGGTTTAGGATTCAGTGATCCGGATCACTTCTACGCTCGTCCCGATGGCTGAGACCTGTATTGCCCTGCATACGTGCTCCCCCCCCGGGGACGCAGGAGCGGGCGAGCGAAGCACCGGGAGGCTGCGTTGCGCATATTGGTCGTCGAGGACGACAACCGTGTCGCCGAAGCCCTGTCCGGCGCCCTGCGCCGCAACGGGTACGAAGTGCAGCGCGCCGCCAGCGCCGCCCAGGCCCTGTCCGCGCCGCCGGTCGACCTCGTCCTGCTGGACCTGGGCCTGCCGGACCGGGACGGAATCGAGGTCTGCCGGGAGCTGCGGGCCCGCGGCGGCGTCCCTGTGATCGCGGTGACGGCCCGGGGAGGCGAGCCCGACCGGGTCCGCGGGCTGCGCAGCGGCGCGGACGACTACGTGGTGAAACCCTTCGGCACCGCGGAGCTGCTCGCCCGGATCGAGGCGGTGCTCCGGCGCAGCATGGGCCAGCGTGCACACGAGGACCGGCTCCTCACCCTCGACGGCCTCGAGATCGACCTCGCACGGCGCACGGTCGCCGTGGACGGGAAGCCCGTGCCCCTGACCCGCAAGGAGTACGACGTCCTGGCCGTGCTGGTGCGCGCCGGCGGCGCGGCGGTTGCCCGGGACCGCATCCTGGTCGAGGTGTGGCAGTCGACGTACGACGGGATGTCACGCACGCTCGACGTTCACGTGGCCACCCTGCGTGGCAAACTGGGGCGCACGGGATGCCTCGTGCGGACCGTCCGCGGCTTCGGATACCGCATCGCCGTCGCAGACGCCGCGGCGTCGGATACCGCCCCGCCGCCCGCGGCGGCCGGCTGCTGAGCACGCGATGCGCCGCCGACTCCTCGTCATCGTCTGCGCCCTCGTCGCGGGCCTGATCGTCGCGCTCAGCGTGCCCCTGGTACGAGCCACTGCGGAACGCGCGATCCAGACCTCGTTCATCGGACGCGTCCAGGACAGCGCCTGGTTCGCCGACATGGCCGCCACCGCCCTGGAGACAGGGCGGACGGGCCGGCTCAAGGCAGCCGCGGACCGTTACACGAGCCTGTACGACTCGCAGGTCGTGGTGGTCGACGACGACCGCGAGGTCGTCGTCGCTCCGCTCCCCGTGAATCTCGAGGAACCGCAGGCGCGTTCGGCACTGCTGCAGGCCCTTGCCGACCGGCCCGCCGAACAGCCCAGCGTCGTGTGGCCGTGGGAGGACCGCCCGTTCGTCCAGGCCGAGGCCGTCAAGCGTGACGGCCGAGTCCTCGGCGCCGTGCTGATCGTCTCGCCCACCGACCGGGCGCGTTCCGAAGTGGCCGACCACCTGGCCCTCGTCGTACTCGGCAGCCTCGCGGCCCTCGTCATCGTCCTGATCGCGGTCGCGACCCCGGTGGTCCGCTGGGTGCTCCGCCCGGTCCACGAACTGGACCGCGCCACGCACGAAGTCGCCCTGGGACGGCTGAAGACCCATGTCTCGGACCGGGTCGGCGCTCCCGAGCTGCGCCGTCTCGCCAACAGCTTCAATGCGATGGCGGACAGCATGCACGCCTCCCAGGAGCAGCAGCGGGCCTTCGTGGCGCAGGCCTCCCACCAGCTGCGCAACCCGCTGACGGCGCTCCGTCTGCGGGTGGAGAACCTGGAGGAGTTCGTGGACGATCCGCGTGGTCTGCACGAACTGCAGTGCGCGGTGGAGGAGGCCGACCGGTTCGGCGAGATGCTCGACGGGCTGCTGGAAATGGCGAGAGCGGAGGCGTCCGAGGCGGAGCGAAAGCCCGTCGACGTCTCGGCCGTGGTCGCCCACCGGGCCGACGCCTGGCAGGCGGCCTTCGACGCGGAGGGCGTCGCTCTCACGACGCGGATACCCGACGGGGTGAGGGCCCTGTCCCTGCCCGACTGTCTCGACCACACGCTGGACACCCTGCTGGACAATGCCCTCAAGTTCGGCGACGGCGCTCCGGTGGACGTCTCGGTGACGCATGTACCGGGCGGCCGCGGCGACGACGGCGCGGCCTCGCCGGACAGCGGGAGGGCAGCGGGCGCGGTGCACGGCGTGGTGGAGGTGACGGTCCGGGACAGGGGCTCCGGGCTGTCCGCGGAGGAACTGTCCCAGGCGGGAGGGAGGTTCTGGCGCAGCACACGTCACCAGAACGTCCGGGGGACGGGCCTTGGACTCGCACTCACGCGGATGCTGGTGGAGGCTGGCGGCGGCGAGCTGCGCCTTGCAGCGGCTCGGCCGCACGGACTGACCGCGACCGTACGCCTGCCTGCCGCCCCCGAGCCGCCCGCTATCCCCTGACCTGCGTCTCAGGGGTGCGACTCGCGGTACCAGCGGGCGGCGCCCGGGTGGAGTTCCAGCGGGTGAGTGGCGATGGCCGTCCGCCGGTCGAGGCGGCGTGCCTCCGGGTGGGCACGGATCAGCTGCGACTGTCCCTCGAACAGGAGCCGGGTCAGCCAGTACGCCTCCGAGTCCTTCATGTCGCGGCGTACGACCAGGAAGTTCGGCACGCTCACCGTGGTCACCGCGCTCCGCGCACCGTAGACCACGGCAGGCACCGTGGTCTCGGTGTACAGCTCACCGTAGGACCGGGTGAGCTCCCCGACCACGTCACCGAGGTCGACCAGCCGGATCTCGGTGCTGCGGCGAAGCTCGGTGATCGCTCCCGTCGGCAGGCCGCCGCTCCAGAAGAACGCGTCGATCCGCTTGGCCGCCAGAGCAGTCGCGGATTCGCGCACGTCCAGTCGCAGCGAGGTCAGGTCCTTCTCGGGGGAGAGTCCGGAAACCTTCAGGATGCGTTCGGCGATCAGCGCCGTACCCGAGCCCTCGGAGCCCACTGCGACGCGCAGCCCCCGCAGCGCCTTGGCGCTGCGCACCGGGCTGTCCGCGCGGACCACCAGCTGCACATAGTTGTCATACAGCGCCGCGAGCGCCACCACGCGCAGCGGCCGGGAGAATGGTGTGCGCCCGCCGACGGCGTCGGCAGCGGCATCGGCCAGGGTGAACCCCGCCTCTGCCTGGCCGGCGTCTATCTGGCGCAGGTTGTCCACGCTCCCGCCGGTGTGCAGCACCCGCGCCGAGGCGTCGGGCAGCCGACGGCCGATGACGTCGGCGTAGCCGGCCCCGTACTCCGCGTAGACACCACCAGGATTGCCGGTGGCCACCGTGATCTCACCGGACGGGCGATTCGGCGTGTCGCTCCCCGTGCACGCCGTCGGCAGCAGCACCAGGGCGAGCGCGGCGGCGAGCAGGTGTGCCACACGCATGGGACCTCCCTCGACAGCGCACCGGCCGTCCGCCCGGGCCACGGGCACGGAGACGGGCCGCCGTCCATCAGACTAGCGGCCCGGGGAGGGGGCGGCGGCTTCGTGTTCCCGGGCGGGAGCTGCCGCCGCTGGATCAGTGATGCCGCCATTCCGGAGACTACGGATGCGTCCACCGACATCCACGAGGCCTTCCTCGGGCTCGCCACCTGCCTCATCACCCACCGACACGTCCAACGCCTTTGCCAGGACCTCCAAGGAGACTCTGACGGCTCGTGACGTCCGGGCGAGCCTGCCACGGCGTCACTGACCGGGATGTCCCACCAGCAACTGAACGACCCCTCACAGCTGCGGGGCTCTGGGGAAGCGGGCCAACTGTCAGGTGGCGGTGACCGTGCACGCGATCACGGAGGTTGCGTCCTGCCCTTTGCAGTGGCGCCCATTCCTGCCGAAGGAGTTGGCGGCTGATGCCGGACGGCGGGAGAAGACCAGGGTGCCCGAGGGGGTCGGGCATCGGGAGACGTGGCTCGTCGCCCTGGACATCCTCGACGAACTGGCCCGCAGGGAGTTGGCAGCGCGGGTGATCGTGGCCGACGCCGCCTACGGGAGCACGGCGATTGGCATGCCTCAGGTCGGCGCAACCTCGTCAACCGCATGCTCGGACAGCTCCACCACTGCCTCCGACGCCACATTCACTTCGACGAGCAACGCGCCTGCCGACCTGCTGTGGACCTCGCCGCTTGACGTGTCAGCCCGGTGAGATGTCCAGATAACACTCGCTGTCAGGCGTCCTTCTCCATCGTCGATCGCAAGCGTTCCAGCAGGGCGTAGAGCATCGCGCTCTCGGCTTCGTCCAGGACGTCGAGGGCACCGTGCGTCTCCTGCATCTCCTCGCGCACGCAGCGGATGATCTCGCGGCCCGCGTCGGTCGCGACGACGTTCTTCACCCGGCGGTCCGCGGGGTCGGCTTCACGGCGGACCAGCTCGCGGGCCTCCAGGCGGTCCACGATCCCCGTGACGTTCGACGCGTCGCACACCAGCAGGGCGGCGAGGCCGCGCATCGGCAGCGGGCCGTCGAGCTGGGCGAGGACCTTGGCCTGCACGGAGGTGAGGCCATGATGGGCGGCGGTGGCCGCGAAATCGCGCCACTGGGCGGCGCCGATGGCGGCGAGCAGTTCCAGCAGCTGGAGCTTCGTGGGTGCCTGCGGGGCGGTGGCGCTCATGGCTGGAGCGTACTCAATTTGCTTCACATCATCAATTGTTTACTTGACTACCTTAACTATTGAGGTCTACCGTCTGGCGAAGTGCTTGATGTCATCAAACATCTACGATCTGAAGCATTGAGAAGGTCCCGCCAGCCATGAGCCACGCCGCATCCGCCCCCGCCGCCGGGCAACGGAACGAGACGGTCATCGTCTTCGCCCTGAGCCTTGCCGCCATGGTCGTGTCGATGATGCAGACCCTGCCCGTCCCGATCCTGGGCCTGATCCAGGGCGACCTCGGCACCTCGACCGCCAACGTCAGCTGGGTGACCACCGCCACCCTGCTGTCCGCCGCCGTCTTCACCCCGCTGCTCGGCCGCTTCGGCGACCAGCACGGCAAGAAGCCCACCCTGGTGGCCGTGCTCGTCGTCATGGTCGCGGGCTCCGTCATCGCCGCGGTCGCGAGCTCGCTGCCGCTGCTGATCCTGGGCCGGGTGCTCCAGGGTGCCGCCACCGCGATCTTCCCGCTGGCCCTTTCCGTCCTGCGTGAAGAGGTCCGGCCGCAGAAGCTGCCCGGCGCCATGGCCCTGGTCAGCGGCACCCTCGCGTTCGGCAGCGGGCTCGCACTCGTCGCAACGGGCCTGCTCACCTCCGGCGCCGACGCCGACTACCGCAACGCCTTCTGGATGGCGACCGGCTTTGCGGCCCTTGCCCTGCTCGCCGTCGTCTTCCTGGTCCCCGCGACCCGGCACAAGACTGGCGGACGCACCGACTTCCTCGGCGCCCTCACCCTCGGTATCGCCCTGCTGCTGCTCCTGCTGCCGATCTCCCAAGGCCACGAGTGGGGCTGGACCTCAGGCCGCACGCTGGGCACCTTCGCCGGCGCGGCCGTCATGACCGTGGTCTGGGTCTTGACCGAGCTCAAGGTCCGCGAGCCCCTCGTCGACATGCGGATGTTCATCCATCGCCCGGTCCTCATGGCCAACCTCGCCGGCATCCTCGTCGGCTTCGGCATGTTCGCGAACTTCCTGGGCGTGTCCTACCTCGTGCAGATGCCCGAGGCGCTCACCGGCTTCGGCTTCGACGCGTCCATCCTGCGCGCATCCGTCCAGTTCCTGCTGCCCGGCGCGATCGTCTCCCTGCTCGCCTCGCCCATCGGCGGCCGGCTGGTGCGCCACCGCGGCCCCCGGTTCGTGCTCGGCATGGCCGCGGCATTCGGGGCCGTCGGCTTCGGCTGGCTGGCCCTCGACCACGCCCACACCGCCTCGGTGATCGGAGCCGGCCTCATGACCGGCGCGGCCGTCAGCTTCGGCTACGCCGCCATGCCCGCCATCATCATGGCGAGCGTCCCGCACCACCAAAGCGGCATCGCCAACGGCATCAACTCCATCTCCCGCTCCACCGGCAGCGCGATCGGCAGCGCCATCGTCACCACGATCCTGGCGTCCAAGACCATCGAGCACCTGCCGGCGGGCGTTCCGCCGCTGCCCGCCGAATCAGGGTTCACCCTCACCTTCGGTATCGGGGCCGTCGCCTTCGCGCTGGTCGCGGTGATCAGCTGGCTCGGCCTGCGCGGACAGCACGGCCCCCGGGTTGTCGAGGCGGGCAAGGCAAGCACGGGCACCTCGTCAACTCCGGCCGTGGAGACGGCCGTTGCTGATCCGGTTACGGAGCCTGCGGTCCAGGCCGATGCGGTTCAGGCCGGGGCCGGGTTCCACGGCCTGGTGCGGGACGCCGACGGCGAGGTGCTGGGCGGTGCCGCCCTCACTCTTGTCTCGCCGGATGGACAGCAGGTGGGCCGCACGGTCTCCCAACCCGACGGCCGGTATGCGCTGGACGCCCCCACCAGTGGCCCGTACGTCCTGATCACAGTCGCCGACGGCCATCAGCCGCAGGCCGCCACGGCCATGGCGGCGGCCACTCCGGTCGCGTACGGCATCAAGCTCCCCCGCGCCACAGGACCGGCCGGTCTGCAGGTGCGGGGCACCGTACGCGCCGGGGAGGGCGGCCGCCGGCTGCCCGATGCCCGGCTGACGCTGGTGGACGCCGCCGGGAACGTGGTGCGGACCACCATCACGGACGCCGACGGCGCGTACGCCTTCACCGATCTGACCGCGGGCGAGTACTCGCTCATCGCCAGCGGCTACCCGCCCGTGGCGTCGACGCTGGCCGTCGAGGGTCGCGGTACGGACGGCTTCGACATGGCGCTGGCGCACCCCGCGGCGCAGTAGGCGGCGGTGTCCGGGACCACAGGGCAGCTCGCCGGACAGGCGGAATGCCGTGACCGCCCGGACGTCGACCCCTGCACGCATTCAAT
Proteins encoded in this window:
- a CDS encoding response regulator transcription factor translates to MRILVVEDDNRVAEALSGALRRNGYEVQRAASAAQALSAPPVDLVLLDLGLPDRDGIEVCRELRARGGVPVIAVTARGGEPDRVRGLRSGADDYVVKPFGTAELLARIEAVLRRSMGQRAHEDRLLTLDGLEIDLARRTVAVDGKPVPLTRKEYDVLAVLVRAGGAAVARDRILVEVWQSTYDGMSRTLDVHVATLRGKLGRTGCLVRTVRGFGYRIAVADAAASDTAPPPAAAGC
- a CDS encoding HAMP domain-containing sensor histidine kinase, whose protein sequence is MRRRLLVIVCALVAGLIVALSVPLVRATAERAIQTSFIGRVQDSAWFADMAATALETGRTGRLKAAADRYTSLYDSQVVVVDDDREVVVAPLPVNLEEPQARSALLQALADRPAEQPSVVWPWEDRPFVQAEAVKRDGRVLGAVLIVSPTDRARSEVADHLALVVLGSLAALVIVLIAVATPVVRWVLRPVHELDRATHEVALGRLKTHVSDRVGAPELRRLANSFNAMADSMHASQEQQRAFVAQASHQLRNPLTALRLRVENLEEFVDDPRGLHELQCAVEEADRFGEMLDGLLEMARAEASEAERKPVDVSAVVAHRADAWQAAFDAEGVALTTRIPDGVRALSLPDCLDHTLDTLLDNALKFGDGAPVDVSVTHVPGGRGDDGAASPDSGRAAGAVHGVVEVTVRDRGSGLSAEELSQAGGRFWRSTRHQNVRGTGLGLALTRMLVEAGGGELRLAAARPHGLTATVRLPAAPEPPAIP
- a CDS encoding TAXI family TRAP transporter solute-binding subunit, with translation MRVAHLLAAALALVLLPTACTGSDTPNRPSGEITVATGNPGGVYAEYGAGYADVIGRRLPDASARVLHTGGSVDNLRQIDAGQAEAGFTLADAAADAVGGRTPFSRPLRVVALAALYDNYVQLVVRADSPVRSAKALRGLRVAVGSEGSGTALIAERILKVSGLSPEKDLTSLRLDVRESATALAAKRIDAFFWSGGLPTGAITELRRSTEIRLVDLGDVVGELTRSYGELYTETTVPAVVYGARSAVTTVSVPNFLVVRRDMKDSEAYWLTRLLFEGQSQLIRAHPEARRLDRRTAIATHPLELHPGAARWYRESHP
- a CDS encoding MarR family winged helix-turn-helix transcriptional regulator, with amino-acid sequence MSATAPQAPTKLQLLELLAAIGAAQWRDFAATAAHHGLTSVQAKVLAQLDGPLPMRGLAALLVCDASNVTGIVDRLEARELVRREADPADRRVKNVVATDAGREIIRCVREEMQETHGALDVLDEAESAMLYALLERLRSTMEKDA
- a CDS encoding collagen binding domain-containing protein, with product MRDADGEVLGGAALTLVSPDGQQVGRTVSQPDGRYALDAPTSGPYVLITVADGHQPQAATAMAAATPVAYGIKLPRATGPAGLQVRGTVRAGEGGRRLPDARLTLVDAAGNVVRTTITDADGAYAFTDLTAGEYSLIASGYPPVASTLAVEGRGTDGFDMALAHPAAQ